The DNA window TTCTCGCATATTGCGCTTTCCCTGCGGAGCAGAATGGCCAGCGACGTTGGTCTCTGCTGTTTTATACTGATGTGTCCCGGTTTTAcggttcctttttttttgcaagtgGAAACCCGCCGTTCTGGAACAGCGAAAATCGCCATGCAACACCGCGAACGGGTAAACAAAGAACTAGTCCTGGCAAACAGATTGGTTTTCACCGCTGATTGGTGGACGCCCAGAGGTGTCCGTGGGTTGTAAAAAGTGTGTGGTCACTTTGACCAATGAAATTTGAAATGGTGATTAAGAGTGAAAATTGAAGCTAAGCGCAAATATCCTGCAAACAAACTTGATAACGACGGTGATGTAATTTTCTCAATGACATATTTAGGTGAACTGTGTACTTAGAAAACTTTTCACTAAGTTTAATAAATTTCCGATACAGCTTGAACTTGCAATTTTCAGAACCGACTTacttaaaattgatttttcaagCAAAGGAAAGTTTGTGAAATAAAATCAAGTGCAGCGAAAAGGTCAGAGATAATAAAATTCCGGGACAAACTATTTAAATCCCCATCCAAActgaattaaaacaaaaattaacaaTGAAATACCCAAATGTCGCCGACCAAAGATGCacttcagtttcagtttcccAAACCGAAGCACTCTGGCCCGGATTTACTCTTAAAAGCACATTCATGTTCCAAACGTCAAGTCGAGAGGTCCCCACCTCCATCGCAACCACCCACATTGAATGGCACGTGCATTGGGAATCAGTTAAACTTGCACATTATACTAATTGAAAACAGGAAGAGCCACGAACCCAGTAGCCAGGCTAGAAAGGAGTGCCAGGATGGATGGCGATAATGACTTTGCGGTTGCGTTTGCGGTTGCGGTTACACACTAATTGCAACATAGAGTATGCAAACAGGACGGGGCTGATCCCTTTGATTGAAAATTCAGGTCCGGCGAGAACCGTTACGAAGTTAATGCGTTTGGAATGCAATTAGTGAGACTCGTTTTTTCGGGTGGCCAAGGTCTACCCCTTACTCCCTGATTTTGTCTATTCTGTGGCAAAAGTTTTCACCACTTTTGCCAATAGTTCACTTAGCTGTCACAACAAAGCGCACATTGTGCGACTTATGACACACAACCCCACTCCCATTTACAGTTCAGAGGTCGTTTCAGCCAATGACATTGGCATGTCAACTGGTCATTGTCAACGTCCTCCAACTAAGTCATCTGCACTTGCATAACCCGGCTGACATGGTATGCTTGATTTATTGTACTCATCCGGCACCCTTTTGGGTGCAGAAACTTAATTAGAAAGTCTTATTAAGCTCgggcatttaaattaatggtAAAAAAACAAAGTCATAACTTTACCTTGCATAGAAACTTCGTTTAGTCAATAGAAAGGGAAAACTGGAAAAAGCGAAGATAAAATATCTCAGAAGGACATATTCCCCATAAATTAGGCAAGGCTACCGAACAACGGAGTATTAGAATCATAATCCGCTAAGGTAACTTTGAAGGTCGGTTATATTTGTTTTGTGGGAGGGTGTGTGGTCGCTGGGTGGCTATGGGCGGTGTATGGGTGAGCCACTTGAACGAGCTTATACGGCGGCTTGTCCTACTTACGGGCTTGGCACATGACCTCAAGCCTTTGGCTGGTCCATTTGTACGCGCATTATCATTAACATGAGCAGCATTAGCATATTAATAAGCCCACCAAAATACATAATAAACCCCCATCTAATAAGCTGACCGCGGTAGGTAGCCTCGTTCCAGCGAATGTGTGTTTATTAGGGGAAATTACTTTGCCAAAAAATTACCAACCATAATGAACAAGGTTTTTGTGAATTTGTTTATCTTTGCTTTTATATTCCTTGTAAATTTCATTAGCATATCCCACATAGATTTGTCTTATTTCGGATAAAAAAGTATATAGATGGTatttaaatcaaatgaaatgatCAACATTTCGGAGTTCGAATTTCCCATTAAGTTagatatttaaaatgtaaaaaagaataataacaaaatattttaaatatttcaggtgAACGTAAAATCTAATAACAGTATGCATTGTGTAATTatcattatattttattctgcTGACGAGTAAACTTTTCTTGCCATATCCCTTTTGCCCAAAACACAACGCATTAAATATTAACCTCGATTTTTTTGTATTACCCACAGATAATCACACCCACTCGTTCGCTGGTGCTCTGCGCCGAGTCCCGCCGCGAAATGGAGGATTGGCTGGGCAGCCTAAAAACGGCGACGGCGCCGCAGAGGCCTCGTGGTGACAGCTTTCTTATCGAGCAGCACGACATCCTGTCCAACCACCACCACTGGTACGCCACCTCCCACGCCCGCCCCACCTACTGCAATGTGTGCAGGGACGCCCTTTCCGGGGTCACCTCCCACGGACTCAGCTGCGAGGTGTGCAAGTGCAAGGTGCACAAGCGGTGTGCGGCCAAGTCGATAGCCAACTGCAAGTGGACAACGCTAGCTAGTGTGGGCAAGGACATCATCGAGCAGGCGGACGGCATCATCATGCCGCATCAGTGGATGGAGGGCAACCTGCCGGTGTCCTCCATGTGTGCCGTCTGCAAAAAGACCTGCGGGTCCGTGCTAAGACTCCAGGATTGGCGGTGCCTGTGGTGTCGGGCCACCGTCCATGTGGCTTGTCGTCCCCAAATGGCTGTGGCCTGTCCAATCGGACCTGCCAAGTTGTCGGTGGTTCCTCCAACCAGCGTCCACTCCATCAGCACCGATGACGCCTGGGATGTGGCCAGTCCCAAGGGCAACTTTTCGCCCCTGCTGGTCTTCGTGAACTCCAAGTCTGGAGACAATCAAGGAGTGAAGTTCCTGCGGCGCTTTAAGCAGCTACTGAATCCTGCACAAGTCTTTGATCTAATCTCTACTGGTCCGAGTCTGGGATTACGGCTCTTCCGACACTTCGAGATGTTCCGTATTCTGGTCTGCTCCGGTGACGGATCAGTAGGCTGGGTTCTTAGCGAGATCGATCGCTTTAACATGCATGTAAGTTGttatatatgcatatttcTATGCACTACATTTTACCAAGTAGTAATAAAATAATCACAGACTGTTTCAattttacatatgtattctataaaatattattttctcctCTAAATAAACAGAAACAATGTCAGGTGGCCGTGATGCCTTTAGGGACGGGCAACGATCTGGCCAGAGTTTTGGGTTGGGGCTCCAGCTGCGACGACGACACCCACCTGCCGCAGATTCTAGAGCGGTACGAGTCGGCCAGCACCAAGATGCTGGATCGCTGGAGCATCATGGTCTTCGAAAAGGCTATTCCCGTGCCCAAAACACCCAAGATGTCCATCAGCACAGAGCAGGAAGCGATGCTCACTGGCATGGTGACATCGGCCAACCATCACCTGCGCTTCATAGTGGAAACTAATGACACCCAGACCCTGATCAGCTCCACGCGGAATCTCTGCGACACCGTTGACGACCTGGTCTGCCGCATCTCGGAACACCACAAGGATGACGAACAGCTGGCCGTCAAGTGTGACATTCTCAGGCAGAAACTTAACATGCTGCTGGATGCTCTGCAGGAGGAGGAAATCGGTGCCCACAGTGGCGACGATTTGATAGCCACCATCAGGAGTCTTATTGCGAGAAGTATTCCGGTGACACCAGGATCCAACGCCTACCTGCTGTAAGTAACTATACgagattttaattaaaaatcaactTCCTATTCCATAAAATTGAATATCAATTTATAATTGGACATTATTATCTATAACCCCTCCCTACCAGCAATCCAAACATATCAATCGAAAAGACGGAAAAGGATCAAATTAATTCAAAGGAGCGCAGAAATAGTCGATCCCTTCGCTCTAGCGAGAAAGAGGCTCTCCAGTGCCGTGCCAATAGCGTCAAGCGAGCCATCTACAATGTTGTGGAGCACTCGGAACCAGGACGCCCTAAACGCTACCAGCGAAAGTTGTCCATCACACCGTTTGAGGCCCTGAAGCTACCTACAAACGCATCCGGAGAATCAACACCCTGCACCTCCCCATTACCGATAATTCCACCCATCAATATTATCTCTCCCACCATGGAAACCTCACGTCTCACCTGCATTTCCCCTCTGCCTGATACCCGACGAGATTCCGTTGATGAGAACTTCTTTAACAGCATAAATTTGCCGGCTCCGCGTCAATTTGCGGATAGTCGTAGGAGCTCTGGTGTGGAAGTGATCCAGGAGATCGAGGAGGGCGCCAATGGGGAGACCGTGTACCGAAGAAGTCGCATGTCCCTGACCGGTGGAGCTAATATCGATGATGCCGGTAATCGATTGTCACCCTGCAGCGATGGAGGCGAAAATACGCCCACCGAGCGCAAACTGGACTTCCTTAGGGTCCCGATCCACACTGGCGAACCTATAGTAGACCCCTTATGCGATTATCGTCCCCACGAGGTTTTCGAGCGCAACTACTACATGACCCGGGAAATGGACAAAGACAAGGAAAAGGACAAGGAGAAGGACAAACCCGTGGAGATTGACATCGAAAAGGATACATGTGTGGAGAAAGAGGGCAGCATGCCTGAGGAGAAGCTGGTGCATACATGCAACCTTCAGGTACCCGGAGTTGTCGTTACCCCAAACCCCCAAAATGTTTACTCAAGCGCCAGCATTACAATCATTGACACCGATGCACAGACCACTACCGTACGTGTCTCATTGTCGAAATGTGATCCCCCCCCACCATGATCGCCTAACCTTTTCTAACCCTTACAGGAGCAATCCTCTTCAGATGATCTGGGTGGCGAAGCCAGCGATGTTCTGTCTGCCATTAGCAACGAAGAGTGCAGCGTGGCTTCTGAAATATTTGACAAGCAGGACGCAGGACAAACCGTGGGTGATATCATTCAGGTGAGAATAGTTTTACTTTGTTAAATTGCAACTTCAatctttaaaatgtttaatcggcttaagaactgcatttttatgtaaataaataataaagaatGTGGGTCCACCCGGGGTCGACCTTTATTTTATCCAATTCcgttttttttacttttctaACATTCTCTTTAATCCAGAATATGGATGCCAGCAACTTCACACACATTGACTCCCCAGAGACGAGCGATGAAACGGAGGCCATGCCTGGCGAGAGCATCATGGACGACATAAGCTCGGTACTGGGTCACGATATAACCTATGCCCTGCAAGACAACACACTTACCGACGACACCACCACTCTATGCTCGGAACATGTGGGACCACCGAAACCTCCTCGCAAGAAGTCATTGAGCGCCCTAAGCCGCACCCAGGCTCATCCACGGCGGCGCAACTCTTCTCCACCGAGAATTGCGCGATTGGCGCGAATGGACAGCGATGATAATCCCCAGCAATTCGGATTTGAAAATATCGTTTTCGAGATCGACAATAGGTGTGACGACCAGAAGATGAGGGAGCCACCGCGCTACTGCAGCCTGGCGCAGTTCGTGGAAGGTAACGATATAGCGCGTCAAAGCTTCAAGGTAGGTATAGCCGATCAAGTTGGATTAGCTGTATGTCTAGTTTGTAAATAGCGTATAGAGTATCTAGAGTTGTTCTGTATGGTTGTCGGCAGTGATGAGATATGGCCACTTATGGTAAACTCTTTGTTGCTCTACGTTTGCTTCTTTCTTAAACTTTTCTTTTTCGGCTGTTCAATCGAATCAACCAATATCTAACAAAATATTAACCCGTCCAAAATCGAACtaacaaaaccaaaccaaaccgaaccaaaACTGAAACCAATCCTGCAATGTACAAAAACCATCGACTACTTACTATAATCCTGCTCCCGCTGAAGCGTCCCAAAAAGCGCATCTCACTGAAAAAACCCAAACCAACTACAACCACTGAAATCGTATCTCAACAGCAGCTTATGCTAGAACAACATCGAGGTGGAGACAACGATAGCGAATATCCGGAGCACCAGCAAACTCCAACGAATAAAGGGGCCAATTTACTGATCACCACCAGCGAGGACGAGCTGTCCACGCAGACGGCCATCAAAATAGAAATACAAGACATTGATGCCACTGTGCGCAACCTCAACAGCAGCATGAAGCCCAATACGATCTTGACCACGTCGACATCGCCCACGAAGAAATCGGGCCATGGACAAGATGTAAAGCGCATTACTTTTGATGAGTCGTGTAAGAAAGAATCCTTTGATGATGTAAATCCCAACTATCCACAGATAAGTGTTGTTGTGAGGCCGCCGACGCCGTTGCGCGGTGACTCCACCAAGCCCACGGTATCGCTCCTGCCGGTCTCCTCCGGCGGAGCCATGGCCGTGTCCATGACCTGCTCCGGAATGCTGGGGGTGCGAGCCATGAACGCCTCTGAGATCAGGCGACACTCGAGCCACGCCCCCGGTCTGGCTGTCCGCGAGTTCGACAAGGACAAGGACCGCCGGCACTCCGGCTTCAATCCCAACCAGCTGACACTCGATCCGGAGCACGCCCGCTTCCTCAGCAGCTCGCCGGCGGCTAGTCGCAGGATCAGCTGCGGCAGCCTCTTCAAGGTGAGTCTACGAGCAAACCACCTCCTCCTCAGCGTCTCTCTACAACCAGTTCCCCATATTGCACGCCTTTAACAAAAGTGGcacaacatatttttttttcaaacattctacaataattgaaaaaatatcattataaagaaaagataaaaagaaaaaccgaaCATCTTATGAATTTGTATTTAACTATGCC is part of the Drosophila sechellia strain sech25 chromosome 3R, ASM438219v1, whole genome shotgun sequence genome and encodes:
- the LOC6614297 gene encoding diacylglycerol kinase eta isoform X6, encoding MSHLKLDTLHVQRSPRGSRRSSRSSGRSSACSSGSISPVPIIPIISISHDGDESESESEIETEPARLFQRRMSIKCTNNLAAIIKEGFLLKHTWSFQRWRRRYFRLKRNMLFYAKDEKCDVFDDIDLSDLCYFECGIKNVNHSFQIITPTRSLVLCAESRREMEDWLGSLKTATAPQRPRGDSFLIEQHDILSNHHHWYATSHARPTYCNVCRDALSGVTSHGLSCEVCKCKVHKRCAAKSIANCKWTTLASVGKDIIEQADGIIMPHQWMEGNLPVSSMCAVCKKTCGSVLRLQDWRCLWCRATVHVACRPQMAVACPIGPAKLSVVPPTSVHSISTDDAWDVASPKGNFSPLLVFVNSKSGDNQGVKFLRRFKQLLNPAQVFDLISTGPSLGLRLFRHFEMFRILVCSGDGSVGWVLSEIDRFNMHKQCQVAVMPLGTGNDLARVLGWGSSCDDDTHLPQILERYESASTKMLDRWSIMVFEKAIPVPKTPKMSISTEQEAMLTGMVTSANHHLRFIVETNDTQTLISSTRNLCDTVDDLVCRISEHHKDDEQLAVKCDILRQKLNMLLDALQEEEIGAHSGDDLIATIRSLIARSIPVTPGSNAYLLNPNISIEKTEKDQINSKERRNSRSLRSSEKEALQCRANSVKRAIYNVVEHSEPGRPKRYQRKLSITPFEALKLPTNASGESTPCTSPLPIIPPINIISPTMETSRLTCISPLPDTRRDSVDENFFNSINLPAPRQFADSRRSSGVEVIQEIEEGANGETVYRRSRMSLTGGANIDDAGNRLSPCSDGGENTPTERKLDFLRVPIHTGEPIVDPLCDYRPHEVFERNYYMTREMDKDKEKDKEKDKPVEIDIEKDTCVEKEGSMPEEKLVHTCNLQVPGVVVTPNPQNVYSSASITIIDTDAQTTTEQSSSDDLGGEASDVLSAISNEECSVASEIFDKQDAGQTVGDIIQNMDASNFTHIDSPETSDETEAMPGESIMDDISSVLGHDITYALQDNTLTDDTTTLCSEHVGPPKPPRKKSLSALSRTQAHPRRRNSSPPRIARLARMDSDDNPQQFGFENIVFEIDNRCDDQKMREPPRYCSLAQFVEGNDIARQSFKQLMLEQHRGGDNDSEYPEHQQTPTNKGANLLITTSEDELSTQTAIKIEIQDIDATVRNLNSSMKPNTILTTSTSPTKKSGHGQDISVVVRPPTPLRGDSTKPTVSLLPVSSGGAMAVSMTCSGMLGVRAMNASEIRRHSSHAPGLAVREFDKDKDRRHSGFNPNQLTLDPEHARFLSSSPAASRRISCGSLFKPNEALPNLQTLKGSKSSLFMGSTLFGFDHLASAEKDKEEKGGKDKEKTPTEETNRKLPIINPLVRLPNWPNLANGGGFISKCLLANADTLCAAVSPLMDPDETLLAGYHEKCVMNNYFGIGIDAKISLDFHNKREEHPEKCRSRARNYMWYGVLGSKQLLQKTCKNLEQRVQLECDGQRIPLPELQGIVILNIPSFMGGTNFWGSSKKDDIFLPPSFDDRVLEVVAVFGSVQMAASRLINLQHHRIAQCQSVQINILGDEEIPIQVDGEAWLQPPGMIRILHKNRVQMLCRNRSLELSLKSWQEKQRQHSISIQRDASSTASEHANSTDEVISERECYVLLNFIEAVSSLVKWVKFLIISHPALQHDLYEVACRASEALESIHPQGKLLEGPSLRTKLVEVIDSSRQLYDDACTLLRDRGHSLILREDLETKLSAALANMEMELKKCSVQKCIDGKLRAYFNVLAPNEESDGRRKSRPFWVRLRSGSTAGQQAFKPPLTNTREAANNWSVNEVVTWLETMQLSEYVDSFLKNDIRGKELLTLGRRDLKDLGVVKVGHVKRILQAIKDLSEN
- the LOC6614297 gene encoding diacylglycerol kinase eta isoform X5, producing the protein MSHLKLDTLHVQRSPRGSRRSSRSSGRSSACSSGSISPVPIIPIISISHDGDESESESEIETEPARLFQRRMSIKCTNNLAAIIKEGFLLKHTWSFQRWRRRYFRLKRNMLFYAKDEKCDVFDDIDLSDLCYFECGIKNVNHSFQIITPTRSLVLCAESRREMEDWLGSLKTATAPQRPRGDSFLIEQHDILSNHHHWYATSHARPTYCNVCRDALSGVTSHGLSCEVCKCKVHKRCAAKSIANCKWTTLASVGKDIIEQADGIIMPHQWMEGNLPVSSMCAVCKKTCGSVLRLQDWRCLWCRATVHVACRPQMAVACPIGPAKLSVVPPTSVHSISTDDAWDVASPKGNFSPLLVFVNSKSGDNQGVKFLRRFKQLLNPAQVFDLISTGPSLGLRLFRHFEMFRILVCSGDGSVGWVLSEIDRFNMHKQCQVAVMPLGTGNDLARVLGWGSSCDDDTHLPQILERYESASTKMLDRWSIMVFEKAIPVPKTPKMSISTEQEAMLTGMVTSANHHLRFIVETNDTQTLISSTRNLCDTVDDLVCRISEHHKDDEQLAVKCDILRQKLNMLLDALQEEEIGAHSGDDLIATIRSLIARSIPVTPGSNAYLLNPNISIEKTEKDQINSKERRNSRSLRSSEKEALQCRANSVKRAIYNVVEHSEPGRPKRYQRKLSITPFEALKLPTNASGESTPCTSPLPIIPPINIISPTMETSRLTCISPLPDTRRDSVDENFFNSINLPAPRQFADSRRSSGVEVIQEIEEGANGETVYRRSRMSLTGGANIDDAGNRLSPCSDGGENTPTERKLDFLRVPIHTGEPIVDPLCDYRPHEVFERNYYMTREMDKDKEKDKEKDKPVEIDIEKDTCVEKEGSMPEEKLVHTCNLQVPGVVVTPNPQNVYSSASITIIDTDAQTTTEQSSSDDLGGEASDVLSAISNEECSVASEIFDKQDAGQTVGDIIQNMDASNFTHIDSPETSDETEAMPGESIMDDISSVLGHDITYALQDNTLTDDTTTLCSEHVGPPKPPRKKSLSALSRTQAHPRRRNSSPPRIARLARMDSDDNPQQFGFENIVFEIDNRCDDQKMREPPRYCSLAQFVEGNDIARQSFKLMLEQHRGGDNDSEYPEHQQTPTNKGANLLITTSEDELSTQTAIKIEIQDIDATVRNLNSSMKPNTILTTSTSPTKKSGHGQDVKRITFDESCKKESFDDVNPNYPQISVVVRPPTPLRGDSTKPTVSLLPVSSGGAMAVSMTCSGMLGVRAMNASEIRRHSSHAPGLAVREFDKDKDRRHSGFNPNQLTLDPEHARFLSSSPAASRRISCGSLFKPNEALPNLQTLKGSKSSLFMGSTLFGFDHLASAEKDKEEKGGKDKEKTPTEETNRKLPIINPLVRLPNWPNLANGGGFISKCLLANADTLCAAVSPLMDPDETLLAGYHEKCVMNNYFGIGIDAKISLDFHNKREEHPEKCRSRARNYMWYGVLGSKQLLQKTCKNLEQRVQLECDGQRIPLPELQGIVILNIPSFMGGTNFWGSSKKDDIFLPPSFDDRVLEVVAVFGSVQMAASRLINLQHHRIAQCQSVQINILGDEEIPIQVDGEAWLQPPGMIRILHKNRVQMLCRNRSLELSLKSWQEKQRQHSISIQRDASSTASEHANSTDEVISERECYVLLNFIEAVSSLVKWVKFLIISHPALQHDLYEVACRASEALESIHPQGKLLEGPSLRTKLVEVIDSSRQLYDDACTLLRDRGHSLILREDLETKLSAALANMEMELKKCSVQKCIDGKLRAYFNVLAPNEESDGRRKSRPFWVRLRSGSTAGQQAFKPPLTNTREAANNWSVNEVVTWLETMQLSEYVDSFLKNDIRGKELLTLGRRDLKDLGVVKVGHVKRILQAIKDLSEN